The DNA window atacataGATCCACATCCCATCAATATATTAAGAAATGTTAGTATGCTATTATTGTATTTCAATATCAAATCTCACCTTTTAATTTGCATAAGAATGATATTAAGGTGGCATTTGGTTGGAAGTAATGAAATAGaacgaaaaataatttttattttattcttttgtttagatgcattttaaagtattagaatgtcattccaatagaatgtcttttctattattttagtaGATTGTCCATTCTATTTTTAACTAAAAAGAAATTCTATTTTTAACTAAAAAGAAAGACCATTCAAATGTagcataaaaaattatttaatgatttttttattaatttttttatacattttaaattttattccatttcatttttattcctatttctatgttttcatTCCACCCAACTAAACGCCACTTAAGGTGCAATACTGTAATATATTTGAGTTTGTTGTTCAAAGTTGAGTTGGAAATACcatttttctacaaaaataaataaataaaaaaaattgatgtcaTCCCATTTAAAACTATCTAAATCAAATAcatcataaaattaaattaaatatacatcACTCCTTGTTTATCCAATTAAGGACCAAAAATCCTATTTTTACCCAAAATAGTTTATGCCCTGGTAATCACAATCATGTGAATAATTTAGCAAATTCATAAAAGAATATTTTTGAGCCATTCATATTCATATTTGATTATGGTAGCCCAGTAGCAAGATGGGTGAGCTGAAATAAgcacaaatataaatataatatgacaaaaattgtaattaaaaaaagaagaatgaAAACTTACTGGAAATGAATGTATCATAAGCTACATATGAGAGTGTACTTGACCTCCAAATAACCAGAAACTTCTTCAACAAGTTAACACTATTGTTACCCAAACCTCAAAATGATGACAATGATGGCTTTTGTTACAAGATATGTTAGCACAAACTCATTTACCACACCATAGGATGTGAAGAAAGAGTTGTACAAAGTTACAATTCTCACAGATTCAGTACTTCTCATTTACAACAACACATATATACAAAATTGCCATGTGTCTGTTGCATATGCAAATTTCtgtttctttttttcatttaatgtttCATCCACGAGTCAAGTCGATGCCGGTGTGGTGGGGAGTTCTCAGATCGACCCCCGCTCGTGAACCCGGCCAAATTCCACTAGCAGAGGGTGTATAATTCTGATGAGTAGATGGAGGAGCACTAGATGGTGTAGCTAATTTATCAATACTCATGCTACGGTGATGAGGCTCGGAACTCTCGTCACTCTTGGGGCCACTAGCTTCTTGCTTACCACCACTCTTGAACTTGGCACTACCATGTACAAAACTGCATACTACTACCTGTTGTAGAAACAAAGCAACAACACCAAGAGTTAGACTAGTTAGTGTTTTCGTTTGTTCTCCTATCATCAGCGCTACACCAAAATCCTGCAAGAATTGAAAATGGAGGAGACAGGTTTGAAAGAAAATACCTGGACAGGGCTAGCTGCCATAAGCACCGCCACACCACCACCAACGACTTGACCATCTGGACTAGCAAGGGAAACGCTTACACCACCAGTTCGATGGCGGGGACCACCATCCTCAGAAACTAAGTAAGAACCTGACAAGCAAAGTATTTGAAAACGACCCTGCAATGTTGTGGAAACAACATGCTATGGTTAAGTTGGTCTAGAAACTAAACAGAGTCAATGACAATGGCGTCTCAAGGTTTATTTACCATCACAATGTAATGTAAGCTTTAGATATTTTATCAAAGGGAGAGAGGTATGAACTTGAAAAGGGAATGAGAAAAActaataatttatgaatttaaatGTGAATTTTGTAAGCATATTGgactaaatagaaaaataaacacTGCTAGTAAGAAAGTTGAAACATAACAGTTATCACCACCCCCACAACATTGAAAATGTGACCCATCTTTTGTATACCTTCATTCAAAGGAATCAAATTTTGGCATATATCATGAAAGAACAACTTTTATTGATTAACCTAGTGCATAAGAAAGGTTCTCATACTCCATAACAATCTTCTTTTATTAACTGAATGCTACTTAGCTCTGGCATAAAGTTATCCAATCGCCTTTCTTTTATACTACCAATTAAAATCAGCCATGCTAATTCATCAGCACATTACTCACCAAGAACTTTGATCATAAGACAGatcaaaatttcattttttgttCCTTTTCATTAGTAACACAACAACAATTTCCAAATGACCAACTAAAACCAACTACTAAGACATTAAAAGAAGCAAAATCTACAACTTAACTTCACCTCCACAAACCAACGAAATTCAAAACAATCTACTTTAATAAGCATGATGACAGACAAAAGACTCGAAACCATTTAACAGTCAACTAAAAATGTAATTACAAGAGGCAAAGGCAGAAATATTGGAACCTCATATGTGATACTGACACCAGTAGAAGCAGGTTGACGTAGTGAAACTGAAGACACTATACCACTGCCTGACAATATGCACAGAGCTCTTGGCCTCTGTTGTGCAAACGAAAGAAGTTTAGCAACAACATCCTGCAGGAATAGGCAAGTAAAGACTTTAAGTATCTCACCCAGCAAATTGATCAACAGAACACCATAAGTTTCTCAAAATATAGTTTTGGCCAAGCATCATAGTTAAGTCCATTAGACTCATCAGCTGAAATGCGGTCGAGCACAAAATACTAAATGAAAACAAGAGTATTAGGCACTTTTCATCTCTTGTTTTTTTGTTCTTTCTTCAACTAGATTTTCCCGATACAGAAAATTATTGATAATCCATAAGTCTCATTGTCATTGCATCAGACTGGTGAGGACAATATGCCTCTGCATAATAGTTTCATTCTTATGAAAGAGACATAACATACCTCTCCAACTCCAATGGTGATAACATGTGGTGCAAAAGCAACTCCTGCTGAGTTGTTCATCCATTCACCTATCAAGCAAACTTATCATAAGTACAAGAATATTGACAAGACGTTAACAAATATTAGTGATACAGATATAAGATTTAACAAGGAAAGCAAACCAAAAACACTATACCAAAAGGACTTTTCATACGTGCTTAAATATATGAAGGTGGAAAGCAATATAAAGAGAACCCAAAACAATGAAATCGAAAACAAATCATTACAACTTcgaaacttaattaaaaatggCATAAGATCACCAAAACCCAACTTTGAAAGAGAATAAAAAGCTAAACAGTTAAGTATAAAAATGCAGTGACAATGTAGTAGTATCAAAAATAGTAACAAAAAATGAACTATCAGAAATAATGACAAAGTTATCATCACTGGAGATAGTTACCAAGACTAGCTAGCTGTTGTTTCC is part of the Cannabis sativa cultivar Pink pepper isolate KNU-18-1 chromosome 5, ASM2916894v1, whole genome shotgun sequence genome and encodes:
- the LOC115716406 gene encoding AT-hook motif nuclear-localized protein 5, with translation MDGREAMALSAGSASYYLHRGGLGGSGSGSQPPGLQHAPSGFRPLSNTGIPNQSNVRTNNNNNNSMGPSFSVEPSRANFPHGTRMIVNPGMPSSEPVKKKRGRPRKYGPDGPVSLRLSSMSATQNLSPGSAPSGPKRSRGRPRGTGRKQQLASLGEWMNNSAGVAFAPHVITIGVGEDVVAKLLSFAQQRPRALCILSGSGIVSSVSLRQPASTGVSITYEGRFQILCLSGSYLVSEDGGPRHRTGGVSVSLASPDGQVVGGGVAVLMAASPVQVVVCSFVHGSAKFKSGGKQEASGPKSDESSEPHHRSMSIDKLATPSSAPPSTHQNYTPSASGIWPGSRAGVDLRTPHHTGIDLTRG